A section of the Spirosoma pollinicola genome encodes:
- the rpsD gene encoding 30S ribosomal protein S4, producing MARYIGPKAKISRKFGEPIMGPSKALQKKNYGPGMHGRGRKRKQSEYALQLLEKQKVKYTYGILERQFRALFHRAQVREGITGENLLKLCEARLDNTVYRLGIASSRRAARQLVSHKHIIVDGEVVNIPSYSLKPGQLIGVREKSKSLEAVASSLSARNTKRYNWVEWDGQELVGKFISYPERDQIPENFKEQAIVELYSK from the coding sequence ATGGCACGTTACATAGGGCCTAAAGCCAAGATTTCGCGCAAGTTCGGTGAACCCATTATGGGCCCGAGCAAAGCGCTTCAGAAAAAAAATTACGGACCGGGTATGCACGGTCGGGGTCGCAAACGGAAACAGTCCGAATATGCACTCCAATTGCTGGAAAAGCAGAAAGTAAAATATACTTACGGTATTCTGGAACGTCAGTTCCGCGCCTTGTTCCACCGGGCACAAGTTCGGGAAGGAATCACCGGCGAAAATCTGCTCAAATTATGCGAAGCCCGTTTAGATAACACTGTTTATCGTCTGGGTATTGCTTCTTCTCGCCGGGCTGCCCGTCAGTTGGTATCTCACAAACACATCATCGTTGATGGCGAAGTAGTAAACATCCCTTCGTACTCGCTGAAGCCAGGTCAATTGATCGGTGTTCGTGAAAAATCAAAATCGCTGGAAGCTGTCGCTTCAAGTTTATCGGCCCGTAATACCAAACGGTATAACTGGGTTGAGTGGGATGGTCAGGAACTGGTAGGTAAGTTTATTAGCTACCCAGAACGCGATCAGATTCCTGAAAACTTCAAAGAGCAGGCAATCGTCGAATTATATTCGAAATAA
- a CDS encoding DNA-directed RNA polymerase subunit alpha: MSILAFQMPDKVVVEKADDFHGVFEFKPLEKGYGVTIGNALRRILLSSLEGYAITSVKFPGVLHEFSSIEGVVEDVTEIILNLKMVRFKKINDMVDNKITVNIKKQSVLKAGDISKFSPSFEVLNPELEICHIDDTRDLEMEIFVEKGRGYVPSDEPRVNELPFGHIPIDAIYTPIKNVKYSVENTRVEQKTDYERLLLDIETDGSIHPEEALKGAAYILIQHFMLFSDQTMTFETAKPEEENVVDEEVLHMRKLLKTSLADLDLSVRAYNCLKSADVRTLGDLVRLEISDMMKFRNFGKKSLTELEQLVAEKNLTFGMDVAKYRLDED; encoded by the coding sequence ATGTCAATTTTAGCGTTCCAAATGCCCGACAAAGTCGTAGTGGAGAAAGCTGACGACTTTCACGGGGTGTTTGAATTCAAACCCCTTGAAAAAGGATACGGTGTAACAATCGGCAATGCGCTACGGCGTATTTTGCTGTCATCTCTGGAAGGATACGCTATCACAAGCGTGAAATTTCCGGGCGTGTTGCACGAGTTTTCATCTATCGAGGGCGTCGTTGAAGACGTGACAGAGATCATTCTGAACCTGAAAATGGTTCGCTTCAAGAAGATCAATGACATGGTCGACAACAAGATCACCGTCAATATCAAGAAACAATCGGTTCTTAAGGCCGGTGATATATCCAAATTCTCTCCATCGTTCGAAGTGCTGAATCCAGAGTTGGAAATCTGCCACATCGATGATACACGGGATTTGGAAATGGAAATTTTTGTGGAAAAAGGTAGGGGCTACGTTCCTTCCGATGAACCACGGGTTAACGAATTGCCTTTCGGTCACATCCCTATCGATGCTATTTACACACCTATCAAGAATGTGAAATATAGTGTTGAGAATACTCGGGTTGAGCAGAAAACTGACTATGAGCGGTTACTGTTAGACATCGAAACAGATGGATCGATTCATCCTGAAGAAGCGTTGAAAGGCGCTGCTTATATTCTGATTCAGCACTTTATGCTGTTCTCAGATCAGACGATGACGTTCGAAACGGCGAAACCAGAAGAGGAAAATGTAGTTGATGAAGAAGTACTGCACATGCGGAAACTTCTGAAAACATCACTGGCGGATCTTGATCTGTCGGTACGTGCCTACAACTGCCTCAAGTCGGCTGACGTTCGGACGTTGGGCGATCTGGTTCGATTGGAAATTTCCGATATGATGAAGTTCCGCAACTTTGGTAAGAAGTCATTGACGGAGCTTGAGCAACTCGTTGCTGAGAAGAACCTGACGTTCGGTATGGACGTTGCCAAATACAGACTAGACGAAGATTAA
- the rplQ gene encoding 50S ribosomal protein L17 — protein MRHGKKNNHLSRTHSHREAMLQNMASSLILHKRIETTVAKAKELRKFVEPILTRAKDDTFVNRREVFRALNDKDTMKELFGVVADKIASRPGGYTRIIKLGNRLGDNADTCLIELVDFNELLLAAASEKAAANTTKTRRSRRGAGAKATTETAPVAVASVEEPSAEVVEDEAPAAPVAEVTSTEETPAADAPVADEDSDTPKA, from the coding sequence ATGAGACACGGTAAAAAGAATAACCACCTAAGTCGGACACATTCGCACCGCGAAGCGATGTTGCAGAACATGGCGTCGTCGCTCATCCTGCACAAGCGTATTGAAACTACGGTTGCTAAAGCAAAAGAACTTCGCAAATTTGTGGAGCCAATCCTGACACGGGCTAAAGATGACACGTTCGTAAATCGTCGTGAAGTATTCCGGGCCTTGAATGACAAGGATACGATGAAAGAATTGTTCGGCGTCGTGGCAGACAAAATTGCCAGCCGTCCGGGCGGTTACACACGGATTATTAAATTGGGTAACCGGTTAGGCGATAACGCGGATACCTGCCTAATCGAACTAGTTGATTTCAACGAACTTCTTCTGGCGGCTGCCTCTGAAAAAGCGGCTGCCAACACTACGAAAACTCGTCGTAGCCGTCGTGGAGCAGGCGCAAAAGCAACGACCGAAACGGCTCCTGTTGCCGTTGCATCAGTTGAAGAGCCATCTGCTGAAGTTGTTGAAGATGAAGCTCCTGCTGCTCCTGTAGCTGAAGTTACGTCAACTGAAGAAACACCTGCCGCTGATGCACCAGTTGCTGATGAAGATTCTGATACGCCAAAAGCGTAA
- the rpsK gene encoding 30S ribosomal protein S11 encodes MAQAKRKDKAKKRVVIVEPVGQVHIRATFNNIIISITNMNGQVISWASAGKMGFRGSKKNTPYAAQTAASNCAAVAHDLGMRKAEVFVKGPGSGRESAIRTIQNSGIEVTTIRDITPLPHNGCRPPKRRRV; translated from the coding sequence ATGGCTCAAGCAAAACGCAAAGACAAAGCGAAAAAGCGGGTGGTAATTGTTGAACCAGTTGGTCAGGTACACATCCGGGCTACGTTCAACAACATCATCATTTCGATCACCAACATGAACGGCCAGGTTATTTCCTGGGCATCGGCAGGTAAAATGGGCTTTCGTGGCTCAAAGAAAAACACGCCATATGCTGCTCAGACAGCCGCTTCTAACTGTGCAGCCGTTGCCCACGATCTGGGTATGCGGAAAGCAGAGGTATTTGTGAAAGGTCCAGGATCAGGTCGTGAATCGGCTATCCGTACCATTCAGAACTCAGGTATCGAAGTTACTACGATTCGTGATATTACCCCGTTGCCGCACAATGGTTGTCGGCCGCCAAAACGTCGTCGCGTATAA
- a CDS encoding TerC/Alx family metal homeostasis membrane protein yields the protein MLSSETIFFLAFAAFVLLIMALDLGAFSKRQSHVVQFKEAAIWSAVWVALSIAFYFFLQNFGYLVHGVNDMSRLQEVRDKYAEHVELIPSNFAASLARFQANMSLEYITGYLVEYSLSADNIFVFILIFSSFGVRERYYKKILVWGILGAIILRFVFIFLGSALIQRFEWIMYLFGAFLVYTGVQLFFQKDEDEKIEPAKHPVVRFASKYLNVYHRNVTDNFFVRRKSDHKLFVTPLFLIVIVVAFTDLVFAVDSIPAIFSITKDPYIVFFSNVFAIMGLRSMFFFLSSIMSQFRFLKIGLAVLLTFIGAKMLAEHWLAAHGFKPVYSLYIIVAILGVSVLASWLIPEKKASEA from the coding sequence ATGTTATCCAGCGAAACAATATTTTTTCTTGCCTTTGCCGCCTTCGTTCTTTTGATTATGGCTCTTGACTTAGGCGCTTTTTCAAAACGTCAAAGTCATGTCGTTCAATTTAAGGAAGCGGCTATCTGGAGTGCAGTTTGGGTTGCGTTATCAATTGCATTTTACTTTTTCCTGCAAAACTTCGGCTATCTTGTTCATGGCGTGAACGATATGTCCCGACTTCAGGAAGTTAGAGATAAGTACGCTGAGCACGTTGAACTTATACCTAGCAATTTTGCGGCCAGTTTGGCTCGTTTCCAGGCCAATATGTCGCTTGAATATATAACGGGCTATCTGGTCGAGTACTCGCTTTCGGCTGATAATATTTTTGTGTTCATCCTCATTTTCAGTTCGTTTGGTGTTCGGGAACGGTATTATAAAAAGATCCTTGTCTGGGGAATTCTGGGTGCCATTATTCTGCGATTCGTCTTTATTTTCCTTGGGTCAGCCCTGATCCAGCGATTTGAATGGATAATGTATCTGTTCGGAGCCTTTCTGGTCTACACGGGTGTTCAACTGTTTTTTCAGAAAGATGAAGATGAGAAAATCGAACCGGCTAAGCACCCAGTGGTTCGTTTCGCCAGTAAATATTTGAATGTTTACCACCGCAATGTTACCGATAATTTTTTTGTCCGCCGGAAGTCGGACCATAAGCTGTTTGTAACACCACTCTTTCTGATTGTCATTGTCGTCGCCTTTACTGATCTTGTGTTTGCCGTTGACTCGATTCCGGCCATCTTTTCGATCACAAAAGACCCTTACATTGTCTTCTTTTCGAACGTGTTTGCCATTATGGGCTTACGCTCCATGTTCTTTTTTCTGTCCAGCATCATGAGCCAATTCCGATTCCTGAAAATAGGTCTGGCCGTATTGCTAACCTTCATTGGTGCGAAAATGCTGGCCGAACACTGGTTGGCCGCACATGGCTTTAAGCCTGTTTATTCCTTGTACATTATTGTTGCCATCCTGGGAGTCAGTGTTCTGGCTTCCTGGCTAATACCGGAAAAGAAGGCATCCGAAGCATAG
- a CDS encoding AAA domain-containing protein, whose amino-acid sequence MTFALAAVLKTFRRRLTNLSSRNRSLLLTTLPAGQFLDLNETDFLLNKPSFTVITDLIGRKASISVCEVLDARQERSNEVSRKLRRIDRTARFIEEERGTEDLYVGWPFVKGKFLDDSVVHCPLLFFPVQLSRQGKFWKLVRRGDELAFLNPAFALAYGQFNQVKLPDEVVEKTVDEFDRDPLVFRTQLYEWLKDSQLEINFNPDLFTDTLQFFNKQSSKDLGQLERTGELKLYPEAVLGIFPQAGSFLVPDYDALIAKTEERELSSDEPLNNGLYPFLPPDVSSILAPYSSLPEKNIHTPLPMDASQEAAVRAVKAGQSLVVQGPPGTGKSQLIANLMADAAATGKRVLLVCQKRAALDVVQERLREVGMVSFLALIHDFQNDRRALYTQIAEQIEQIEAHRKQNNSLNAVLLERDFDQESRRIDETVGELQTFKNALFDTAESGISAKELYLTAPFADSTRSTVALEDVYQQFHLQDVDNFVQRLTSFSAYQQALGAEHVWGKRVSFSSFTNADLSKADQIILGWVQRRQSANEQMATLIERPLVLAELVEWQAHDWELTALLALLDVPDAAQLWEIVTYLRQTPNHPALTIEESRLDELADSWLETLATPGPERSLVTTDLRAFRDLLDNALTARNSWVSWNWWQLTNAGKTQLQAVVSANSLSLSEPDLHTLATKVSQRIRLEAIHHEAAPLLAGLSLAESPASLRLLRHAQHLTERLTTLDILQRLPTSLWQTHVRFADSVGKITQIATVVARQQADAATYLTDEQLAQSWAGDAYATKLRQTLRRDFDLLVEADRLQESFSEVERTVVQRLTGHESTNWVTIFLDSIRAAWLDHIERLYPELRGVSSLKINQLEQTLQESIQRKESLSRDSLLIKLREQTYRNLTFNRLNNVVTYRDLLHQVTKKRNVWPVRKLMESYADEVFKLVPCWLASPESVSAMFPLREGLFDLVIFDEASQCFAENGAPAMARGKQVVITGDNQQLRPSDLYRTRLDDAEPDDETPAALEVESLLELAAQQLPQMSLTEHYRSRSLDLITFSNTHFYQNKLSLLPHFDDINRHEPAIRYMNVKGIWQQNTNPVEAEAILTLLDQLAVDLPGRSIGIVTFNYTQQQLIQDMLDSNAVEKPQPSETNASPPDNHLFVKNIENVQGDERDVIIFSVGYAPDERGRLSMQFGSLNAKGGENRLNVAVTRARERVYVVTSLWPEQLTVADTANEGPKLLKAYLSYALDVAQERFQPAPRAEQVLSVGTLLKNKLAEQHPAWQPELPFADLTVKAADNTYQSLMLTDDDAYYQQTLKQAHAYLPIALKTRKWPFERAWSREFWRDPRQIG is encoded by the coding sequence ATGACGTTTGCGCTTGCTGCCGTATTAAAAACATTCCGTCGACGTTTAACGAACCTCAGTAGTCGTAATCGTTCTCTGTTGCTGACCACCTTACCCGCCGGTCAATTTCTGGATTTAAACGAAACGGACTTTCTGCTCAACAAGCCTTCGTTCACGGTCATTACCGATTTAATTGGTCGTAAAGCGTCAATATCGGTATGCGAAGTCCTCGACGCCCGGCAGGAGCGAAGCAACGAAGTAAGCCGCAAACTTCGGCGCATTGACCGAACAGCGCGATTTATAGAAGAGGAGCGAGGCACCGAAGACTTGTATGTAGGCTGGCCATTCGTAAAGGGTAAATTTCTAGACGATTCGGTTGTTCATTGCCCCTTACTCTTCTTCCCGGTGCAACTTTCACGACAGGGCAAGTTCTGGAAATTAGTTCGTCGGGGTGATGAACTGGCTTTTCTAAATCCAGCATTCGCTTTAGCTTATGGACAATTTAATCAGGTGAAATTGCCTGATGAGGTCGTTGAAAAGACTGTCGATGAGTTTGATCGGGACCCGCTCGTATTTCGAACCCAACTCTACGAATGGCTCAAAGACAGTCAGCTTGAAATCAACTTTAACCCGGACTTATTTACCGATACGCTCCAATTCTTCAATAAACAAAGCTCAAAAGACCTTGGCCAACTCGAACGTACCGGCGAGTTAAAACTGTATCCGGAAGCCGTACTGGGCATTTTTCCACAGGCGGGGTCTTTTCTTGTGCCAGATTATGACGCATTGATAGCAAAGACCGAGGAACGAGAGTTGAGTAGTGATGAGCCGCTTAACAATGGCCTTTACCCTTTTTTACCGCCGGATGTCTCCTCAATTCTTGCACCTTACTCCTCACTTCCAGAAAAAAACATTCATACCCCTTTGCCAATGGATGCGTCGCAGGAAGCGGCCGTTCGGGCTGTTAAGGCCGGGCAATCACTTGTGGTACAGGGGCCTCCCGGTACGGGTAAATCGCAACTTATTGCCAATTTAATGGCCGATGCCGCTGCGACAGGCAAACGGGTTTTACTGGTTTGCCAGAAACGAGCTGCCCTGGATGTTGTGCAGGAACGCCTTCGGGAAGTGGGTATGGTTTCCTTTCTGGCGTTGATTCATGATTTTCAGAATGACCGACGTGCTTTGTACACCCAGATTGCAGAGCAGATCGAACAGATTGAGGCCCATCGAAAGCAAAATAATAGTTTGAACGCCGTTCTGCTCGAACGGGACTTCGATCAGGAAAGTCGCCGTATTGATGAGACAGTTGGAGAGTTGCAGACGTTTAAAAATGCATTATTTGACACGGCAGAGAGCGGCATATCGGCCAAAGAATTATATCTGACTGCGCCGTTTGCAGATAGTACCCGATCTACTGTGGCGTTAGAGGATGTTTATCAACAGTTCCACCTGCAAGATGTGGATAACTTTGTTCAACGGCTAACCAGCTTCTCGGCTTATCAACAAGCGTTAGGGGCGGAGCATGTTTGGGGAAAACGCGTTAGTTTTTCGTCATTTACGAATGCTGATTTAAGCAAAGCCGATCAAATAATTTTGGGCTGGGTCCAACGTCGCCAGAGCGCGAATGAACAAATGGCGACCCTGATAGAAAGGCCGTTAGTGCTTGCGGAGTTGGTGGAATGGCAGGCGCATGACTGGGAACTAACCGCCTTGTTAGCCCTGCTGGATGTGCCTGATGCCGCGCAACTGTGGGAGATTGTAACTTATTTACGACAAACGCCCAATCATCCGGCACTAACAATTGAGGAATCTCGTCTGGATGAACTAGCCGATAGCTGGCTTGAGACATTGGCAACACCCGGGCCCGAACGGTCTTTGGTAACAACTGATTTACGCGCTTTTCGGGATCTATTGGACAATGCATTAACAGCACGCAATTCATGGGTTAGCTGGAACTGGTGGCAGCTCACAAATGCGGGGAAAACTCAATTGCAGGCGGTAGTGTCGGCCAATAGCCTAAGTCTATCCGAACCGGATTTGCATACGCTGGCGACTAAGGTTAGCCAGCGGATTCGGCTGGAAGCCATACACCACGAAGCCGCTCCTTTGCTGGCCGGATTATCGCTCGCTGAATCACCGGCTAGCTTGCGGCTTCTGCGTCATGCCCAGCATCTCACAGAAAGGCTAACTACTCTTGACATCCTCCAACGTCTGCCGACTTCGTTGTGGCAAACACATGTGCGTTTCGCCGATAGCGTGGGAAAGATTACACAGATCGCTACCGTTGTCGCCCGACAGCAAGCCGATGCGGCCACATATCTTACGGATGAACAACTAGCGCAAAGTTGGGCAGGTGATGCGTATGCTACAAAACTTCGTCAAACCCTCCGGCGGGATTTTGATTTGCTGGTTGAGGCCGACCGTTTACAGGAAAGTTTTTCGGAGGTAGAGCGTACTGTTGTACAACGCTTAACTGGCCATGAATCAACAAATTGGGTAACTATTTTCCTGGATAGCATTCGGGCAGCGTGGCTTGACCACATTGAGCGACTATATCCTGAGCTTCGGGGCGTGTCTTCGCTTAAAATAAATCAGTTAGAGCAAACTTTACAGGAGAGTATTCAGCGGAAAGAGAGCCTGAGCCGCGATAGTTTACTGATTAAACTCCGGGAGCAGACGTATCGAAACTTAACATTCAATCGCTTGAATAATGTAGTTACGTACCGTGATTTACTGCATCAGGTAACCAAAAAGCGGAACGTGTGGCCGGTCAGAAAATTGATGGAGTCGTATGCTGATGAAGTATTTAAACTAGTGCCTTGCTGGTTAGCCTCGCCGGAGTCTGTTTCGGCAATGTTTCCATTACGCGAAGGTTTATTCGATTTGGTTATTTTCGATGAAGCTTCGCAGTGTTTTGCCGAGAATGGGGCTCCGGCTATGGCCCGTGGAAAACAGGTCGTTATTACAGGCGACAATCAGCAATTACGCCCAAGTGACTTGTATCGAACACGCCTGGACGATGCCGAACCGGATGATGAAACGCCTGCGGCTCTCGAAGTCGAATCGTTGCTCGAACTGGCGGCCCAGCAATTGCCACAAATGTCTCTGACGGAACATTACCGCAGTCGCTCGCTCGATCTGATTACTTTTTCGAATACCCATTTTTACCAGAACAAATTATCGCTACTGCCGCATTTTGACGATATAAATCGACACGAACCCGCCATTCGTTATATGAACGTGAAGGGCATATGGCAACAAAACACGAATCCTGTCGAAGCAGAGGCTATTTTGACGCTACTCGATCAACTGGCCGTCGATCTTCCGGGTCGATCTATCGGTATTGTAACTTTCAACTATACGCAACAGCAGCTAATTCAGGATATGCTGGATAGTAACGCAGTTGAAAAGCCGCAGCCATCAGAAACGAATGCTAGCCCGCCAGATAACCATCTCTTCGTCAAAAACATCGAAAACGTTCAGGGCGACGAACGCGATGTAATCATTTTCTCGGTTGGATACGCCCCCGATGAGCGAGGGCGATTGTCGATGCAGTTTGGGAGTCTGAATGCCAAAGGGGGCGAAAATCGGCTGAATGTAGCCGTTACACGGGCGCGGGAACGTGTCTATGTCGTTACCAGCTTATGGCCGGAGCAGCTCACCGTGGCCGATACAGCCAACGAAGGGCCAAAGTTACTGAAAGCGTATTTATCGTATGCGCTGGATGTGGCCCAGGAGCGTTTTCAGCCAGCACCCAGGGCCGAACAGGTCTTATCAGTTGGCACGTTGCTAAAAAACAAGTTAGCTGAACAACACCCAGCCTGGCAACCCGAACTACCCTTTGCAGATTTAACCGTCAAGGCTGCGGATAATACGTATCAATCGCTCATGTTAACAGACGATGATGCGTATTACCAGCAAACGCTGAAGCAAGCACATGCCTATTTGCCTATTGCCTTAAAAACTCGGAAATGGCCGTTTGAGCGTGCCTGGAGCCGGGAGTTCTGGCGTGATCCTCGTCAGATTGGTTGA
- the rpmJ gene encoding 50S ribosomal protein L36 has protein sequence MKVKASIKKRSEDCVVIRRKGKLYVINKKNPRYKQRQG, from the coding sequence ATGAAAGTTAAAGCGTCAATCAAGAAGCGTAGTGAAGACTGCGTCGTGATCCGTCGGAAGGGAAAACTGTACGTGATCAACAAAAAGAATCCCCGTTATAAACAAAGACAAGGCTAA
- a CDS encoding glycosyltransferase family 2 protein, with protein sequence MFNNKKVIVVMPAYRAALTLERTYREIPLDLVDDVILVDDASPDNTVEVARQLGIRHVIRHDKNKGYGGNQKTCYAKALELGGDIVVMLHPDYQYTPLLLPAIISIIGNGLYPVVFASRILGKGALKGGMPMYKYIANRFLTFSQNVLMNQKLSEYHTGYRAFSGEVLRSLDFTHNSDDFIFDNEMVAQIFFKGFEIGEVTCPTKYFEEASSINFKRSSIYGLGVLRTSFLYFLTKIGLANWKVLKA encoded by the coding sequence ATGTTTAATAATAAAAAGGTAATTGTCGTGATGCCTGCCTACCGGGCAGCCTTGACGCTGGAACGCACTTACCGTGAAATTCCGCTCGATTTAGTCGACGATGTCATTTTAGTTGATGACGCCAGCCCCGATAATACTGTTGAGGTAGCCCGGCAGTTAGGCATTCGCCATGTGATTCGTCATGACAAGAACAAAGGATACGGCGGCAACCAGAAAACGTGTTATGCCAAGGCGTTGGAACTGGGCGGAGATATCGTTGTAATGCTTCATCCCGATTACCAATACACACCCTTACTACTGCCAGCCATCATCTCAATTATCGGAAATGGCTTGTATCCGGTCGTATTTGCCTCACGAATTTTGGGTAAGGGCGCGTTAAAGGGCGGTATGCCTATGTACAAATACATCGCAAATCGCTTCCTGACCTTCTCCCAAAATGTGCTCATGAATCAAAAACTGTCTGAGTACCACACCGGGTATCGGGCATTTTCCGGCGAAGTGCTACGCAGTCTGGACTTCACACACAACTCCGACGATTTCATTTTCGATAATGAAATGGTGGCTCAGATTTTCTTTAAAGGCTTCGAGATCGGCGAAGTCACCTGCCCTACCAAGTATTTTGAAGAAGCATCGTCAATTAACTTCAAACGCAGTTCCATTTATGGACTTGGCGTTTTACGGACGTCATTCCTGTACTTCCTGACAAAAATTGGCCTGGCCAACTGGAAAGTGTTGAAGGCTTAA
- the infA gene encoding translation initiation factor IF-1, with product MAKQNSIEQDGVILEALSNAMFRVELANKHEVIAHISGKMRMNYIKILPGDRVKLEMSPYDLSKARIVYRYK from the coding sequence ATGGCAAAGCAGAATTCTATAGAACAGGACGGTGTGATTTTAGAGGCATTATCAAATGCAATGTTCCGGGTTGAACTCGCTAACAAGCATGAGGTAATCGCTCACATCTCCGGCAAAATGCGGATGAATTACATCAAAATTTTGCCAGGTGATCGCGTAAAATTGGAAATGTCGCCTTACGATTTGAGCAAGGCGCGAATTGTGTATCGGTACAAATAG
- the carA gene encoding glutamine-hydrolyzing carbamoyl-phosphate synthase small subunit, with translation MKHTQQPEALLVLQDGTVYRGLALGKIGTAGGEICFNTGMTGYQEIYTDPSYYGQVIINTTSHIGNYGILNNAEQESGGVKIRAMVCNFFSNIHSRYTADGSLQDYFEKAGIVGIHGVDTRQLVRYIRSKGVMNCIISSEILDPAVLLAELNKVPDMDGLELSSEVCTKEAYEQGDPESALRVAVLDLGVKRSILSNFNERGVFCKVFPARTAHAELAAWKPNGYFIANGPGDPAAMPYAVETVKQALDTDKPLFGICLGHQILSLASGISTYKMHNGHRGLNHPVKNLITGHCEVTSQNHGFAVSADEIMDHANVELTHINLNDKTIEGIRRTDKPAFSVQYHPESSPGPHDSHYLFDQFVGMMKE, from the coding sequence ATGAAACATACGCAACAGCCTGAAGCCCTGCTGGTTTTACAAGATGGGACTGTATATCGAGGACTAGCGCTCGGTAAAATTGGTACAGCCGGTGGTGAAATTTGCTTCAACACGGGAATGACTGGCTATCAGGAGATATACACCGACCCCTCTTATTATGGCCAGGTAATTATCAATACCACGTCGCACATTGGCAACTATGGCATCCTGAATAATGCCGAACAGGAATCGGGTGGGGTAAAAATTCGGGCGATGGTCTGCAATTTCTTCTCCAATATTCACTCCCGCTATACAGCCGATGGTTCCTTACAGGATTATTTCGAGAAAGCTGGTATTGTTGGTATTCATGGAGTAGATACCCGCCAACTCGTGCGGTATATCCGCTCAAAAGGCGTGATGAACTGCATTATTTCGTCCGAGATCCTAGACCCGGCCGTATTGCTTGCTGAGTTGAATAAAGTACCCGATATGGACGGTCTGGAGCTATCGTCGGAAGTATGCACAAAAGAGGCTTATGAACAAGGTGATCCTGAGTCTGCTCTACGTGTAGCTGTGCTTGATTTAGGCGTTAAACGAAGCATTCTGAGCAACTTTAACGAACGGGGTGTATTCTGCAAGGTCTTCCCGGCACGGACGGCTCATGCTGAACTAGCGGCCTGGAAACCAAATGGCTATTTTATTGCCAATGGTCCCGGCGACCCGGCAGCGATGCCCTACGCAGTTGAAACGGTCAAGCAGGCATTAGATACAGACAAACCCTTATTTGGTATTTGCCTTGGTCACCAAATCTTATCGCTGGCTAGTGGTATCTCAACGTATAAAATGCACAATGGCCACCGTGGCTTGAACCATCCGGTTAAAAACCTGATTACGGGCCATTGTGAAGTTACCTCGCAAAACCACGGTTTCGCGGTGAGTGCGGACGAGATAATGGACCACGCCAACGTTGAACTAACACATATCAACCTTAATGATAAAACCATTGAGGGTATCCGTCGGACGGATAAACCAGCCTTCTCGGTGCAGTATCACCCGGAATCATCACCGGGGCCGCACGATTCCCATTACTTATTCGATCAGTTTGTTGGGATGATGAAAGAGTAG
- the rpsM gene encoding 30S ribosomal protein S13 translates to MARIAGVDIPDKKRGEIALTYIFGIGRSRAKKILTDAGISVDKKASEWSDEEASAVRNAITNEYKVEGQLRSEVQLSIKRLMDIGCYRGLRHRKGLPVRGQHTKNNSRTRKGKRKTVANKKKVTK, encoded by the coding sequence ATGGCACGTATTGCAGGTGTTGACATTCCAGACAAAAAGCGTGGCGAAATTGCGCTGACATACATTTTCGGCATCGGTCGTAGCCGGGCTAAGAAAATCCTTACCGATGCTGGTATCAGTGTTGATAAGAAAGCCAGTGAATGGTCTGATGAAGAAGCGAGTGCTGTTCGTAACGCGATCACGAACGAATACAAAGTTGAAGGTCAGTTGCGCTCAGAGGTGCAGTTGAGCATCAAACGGTTAATGGACATCGGTTGCTACCGGGGTCTTCGTCACCGGAAAGGTCTGCCGGTTCGTGGTCAGCATACGAAAAACAACTCCCGTACCCGAAAAGGTAAGCGGAAGACTGTTGCTAACAAGAAGAAAGTAACGAAATAA